A single Bufo bufo chromosome 6, aBufBuf1.1, whole genome shotgun sequence DNA region contains:
- the MIEN1 gene encoding migration and invasion enhancer 1, with translation MSVSIVVEYCEPCGFKSHYEELKSAVLEEFPDVSIDSRPGGTGAFEIEINGKLVFSKLELGGFPYEKDLIEAIRKAINGEAVEKITNSQAPCVIL, from the exons ATGAGTGTTAGCATTGTGGTGGAGTACTG TGAGCCCTGTGGGTTTAAGTCTCACTACGAGgagctaaaaagcgctgtgctggAGGAGTTTCCTGATGTCAGCATTGACTCCCGTCCTGGCGGTACTG GAGCATTTGAGATTGAAATAAATGGAAAACTAGTCTTCTCCAAGCTGGAACTTGGTGGATTCCCCTATGAAAAAGAC TTGATAGAGGCCATCCGTAAAGCCATAAATGGAGAAGCAGTGGAGAAGATCACCAACAGCCAAGCACCCTGTGTCATCTTGTAA